Proteins co-encoded in one Papaver somniferum cultivar HN1 chromosome 5, ASM357369v1, whole genome shotgun sequence genomic window:
- the LOC113282805 gene encoding berberine bridge enzyme-like 8 — protein MIGTISSRSPLLLVLVLLSWFALEISLGASSLTHHGDFLKCLSLPSKASIPVHTPQSSNYSSILESTMGNLRFNTSSTAKPFLILTPLKESHVQTIVVCSRKHGIQIKVRSGGHDFEGLSYMSDVPFIILDLFNLREIDVDVNGKVAWVQSGATTGEVYYKIAEKSNTLGFPAATCTTVGIGGLFSGGGYGFMLRKYSLAADNIIDARIVDVHGRILNRKSMEKGLFWAIRGGGGGSFGIVVSWKIKLVTVPPVVTIFSVSKTLAEGATSLVHKWQQVAHKLPHDLFLQVGLSVVDATPEGEKTILATFDSMYLGDAKKLQTVMQDKFPELGLESQDYIEMSWIQSVFLFDGIPTNSSIDILVNRPQAKSMGKGKSDYVKQVISKIELEKIWERMLKDEQNGMVFIPYGGNMNEIAESETPFPHRNGTLFMIFHFVFWDEKQVPEKYTNQIRRMYEFMTPYVSKSPRGAYVNYRDLDLGQTSINGTASYAQAKIWGSKYFKGNFDKLVYVKSKVDPDNFFRNEQSIPSIAY, from the coding sequence ATGATCGGTACCATTTCATCAAGATCACCCTTGCTCCTAGTTTTAGTATTGCTCTCTTGGTTTGCCTTGGAAATTTCCCTAGGAGCTTCAAGCTTAACTCATCATGGAGACTTTCTCAAGTGTCTTTCGCTTCCTTCTAAAGCTTCCATCCCGGTCCACACCCCACAAAGTTCTAATTATTCATCCATCTTGGAATCCACTATGGGAAACTTGAGATTCAATACATCCTCCACTGCTAAACCCTTTCTTATACTAACACCTTTGAAAGAATCCCATGTTCAAACAATTGTGGTTTGTTCAAGAAAGCATGGAATTCAAATTAAAGTCCGAAGTGGAGGTCATGACTTCGAAGGACTTTCATATATGTCAGATGTTCCATTCATTATTCTTGATTTATTCAACCTTCGGGAAATTGACGTTGATGTAAATGGGAAAGTAGCATGGGTTCAATCTGGTGCGACCACAGGTGAAGTTTATTACAAAATTGCCGAGAAAAGCAACACTCTCGGCTTTCCTGCAGCGACTTGCACAACTGTGGGCATCGGTGGGCTATTTAGTGGAGGTGGGTATGGGTTCATGTTAAGGAAATATAGTCTTGCAGCGGATAATATCATTGATGCGCGGATAGTGGATGTTCACGGTAGGATACTCAACAGAAAATCCATGGAAAAAGGCTTGTTTTGGGCCATTCGAGGAGGTGGAGGAGGTAGCTTTGGTATTGTAGTTTCATGGAAGATCAAATTAGTAACTGTTCCTCCTGTAGTAACTATTTTTTCCGTGAGCAAAACCTTAGCAGAGGGTGCAACTTCACTTGTTCACAAGTGGCAACAAGTTGCACACAAGCTTCCTCACGACCTCTTCTTACAGGTCGGGTTAAGTGTGGTGGATGCTACTCCAGAAGGAGAGAAAACAATCCTAGCAACATTTGACTCCATGTATTTAGGTGATGCCAAGAAGCTTCAAACTGTGATGCAAGACAAATTTCCTGAGTTGGGTTTGGAGAGTCAAGACTATATCGAAATGAGCTGGATTCAATCCGTGTTCTTATTCGATGGAATTCCTACCAACAGTTCTATTGATATCTTGGTGAATCGGCCCCAAGCAAAGTCAATGGGTAAGGGAAAATCTGATTATGTGAAACAAGTTATATCAAAAATTGAGCTAGAAAAGATATGGGAAAGAATGCTGAAAGACGAGCAAAATGGTATGGTTTTTATACCTTACGGTGGCAATATGAATGAGATTGCAGAATCTGAAACTCCTTTCCCACATAGAAATGGAACTTTATTTATGATTTTTCACTTTGTTTTTTGGGACGAAAAACAAGTTCCAGAAAAGTATACTAATCAGATCAGAAGAATGTATGAATTCATGACTCCTTATGTCTCCAAGTCTCCCAGAGGAGCATATGTCAATTATAGAGACCTTGATTTGGGTCAAACAAGTATTAATGGCACAGCCAGTTATGCACAAGCTAAGATTTGGGGAAGCAAATACTTCAAGGGTAACTTTGATAAATTAGTATACGTGAAGAGCAAAGTTGATCCAGATAATTTCTTTAGAAATGAACAAAGTATCCCAAGTATTGCATATTAA
- the LOC113282803 gene encoding WD repeat-containing protein 11-like yields MSSASSSSSSSGVTAPRLPPQGSWDCMLPGPPSRNNGGSADCSSSGLLAYGAGSSITIVDTKSMQLITVLPMPPPSTNPLTLTPFVSSIRWTPQPLRRDLLTHEPNNSHLILAVGDRQGRIALWDFRLHQILLWLDFDSDNKKLGIQDLCWIRSKPDTWILASINGPSLVSLWNTSTGRCIWKYDASPEFLSCIRRDPFDFRHFCVLGLKGFLLSVKILGDLEDDIVINEFQIPTFNDFSELQRLEKETSSSAASPALAVFPLHNVKFCFSPQWRHIVFVTFPKEFLVFDLKYKATLFSIGLPRGHGKFMDVAPDPDDDLLYCSHLDGKLSTWRRKQEEQAYTMCASEELLPSIGTSVPSPAVLSVVVCLSESTLRGLANLYSGVPTASSPAMDSEIPLDSYSESYLGSNTHLISITDDGKVWDWRLTLEGTVDTLNLGRITDNNVVVDPETNNETDSSVSGPLLDEVKQSESANSTFSRRFNSKFYIEDLLIKVSLVGQLHFLSSTVTVLAVPSPSLTATLARGGNSPAIAVPLVALGTQNGSIDVIDVSANAVAASFSVHNTIIRGLRWLGNSRLVSFSYFQVSEKAGGYTNRLVVTCLRSGLNRPFRVLQKPERAPIRALRASSSGRYLLILFRDAPVEVWAMTKNPIMLRSLALPFTVLEWTLPTAPKPVQNVPVKQSSFSSKDRAVSDSPAVASPTKAVSADPKATSSEGSTDEITESFSFALVNGALGVFEVHGRRIRDFRPKWPSSSFVPSDGLVTAMAYRLPHVVMGDRSGNIRWWDVTTGFSSSFNTHREGIRRIKFSPVVVGDRSRGRIAVLFYDNTFSIFDLDSQDPLANSLLQPQFPGTLVLELDWLPLRTEKNEPLVLCIAGADSSLRLIEININDKRSGPLSLPRAIKERFRPIPLCSPILLPTPHALALRMVLQLGVKPTWFNAACIDGSASAVPRAGSSSRDLRSYMIESQLPTVGDAVVPELLLKVLEPYRKEGCILDDERGRLYAAVVHKGAAMRFAFAAAIFGEASEALFWLQLPRALSHLINKSTNKSSLKPSLSANPDLGDLSMLSRLTSKGRSLLGRATKNNMSYGRLKLMAFEQEELWECANERIPWHEKLEGEESIQNRVHELVSVGDLEAAVSLLLSTPPESSYFYANALRAVVLSSAVSRSLLELAVKFVAANMVQTDKSLSGTHLLCAVGRHQEACSQLQDAGCWTDAATLAATHLHGSDYARVLLRWADQVLHVEHNIWRALILYVAAGAMKEALAALREWQQADTAAMFLLACHEINAELLSSKSEEITDEPSANPPSPVREKPSFVLPRLGSDHEEVIAVSEYFGQYQRKLVHLCMDSQPLFN; encoded by the exons ATGTCTtctgcatcttcttcttcatcttcttcaggtGTTACAGCACCTCGATTACCACCACAAGGTTCATGGGATTGTATGTTACCAGGTCCACCAAGTCGTAACAATGGCGGATCTGCAGATTGTAGTTCAAGTGGTCTTCTCGCATATGGTGCTGGTAGTAGTATCACTATCGTTGATACTAAATCAATGCAGCTTATTACAGTTTTACCAATGCCACCACCATCTACTAATCCATTAACCCTGACTCCATTTGTTTCATCAATTCGTTGGACTCCACAGCCTTTACGTCGTGATCTATTAACTCATGAACCTAACAATTCTCATCTGATTTTGGCTGTTGGTGATCGACAAGGGAGGATTGCATTGTGGGATTTTCGACTTCATCAAATTCTTCTCTGGTTAGATTTTGATTCTGATAATAAGAAATTAGGGATTCAAGATCTTTGTTGGATTCGTTCTAAACCTGATACTTGGATTTTAGCTTCTATTAATGGTCCTTCACTTGTTTCGTTGTGGAATACCAGTACTGGGAGATGTATTTGGAAATATGATGCTTCTCCTGAGTTTCTTTCTTGTATTCGTCGTGATCCGTTTGATTTTAGGCATTTTTGTGTTTTAGGTTTGAAAGGTTTTTTACTGTCTGTGAAAATTTTgggtgatttggaagatgatattgTGATTAATGAGTTTCAGATTCCTACGTTTAATGATTTTAGTGAGTTACAGAGATTAGAGAAAGAGACTTCTTCTTCGGCTGCTTCACCTGCATTGGCTGTTTTTCCACTTCATAAtgtgaaattttgtttttctCCTCAGTGGAGACATATTGTGTTTGTAACATTTCCCAAAGAGTTCTTAGTGTTTGATTTGAAGTATAAAGCTACATTGTTTTCGATTGGGTTGCCTCGTGGACATGGGAAGTTTATGGATGTTGCACCTGATCCAGACGATGATTTATTGTACTGTTCTCACCTTGATGGGAAACTTAGTACTTGGAGAAGGAAACA AGAAGAGCAGGCGTACACCATGTGTGCATCAGAAGAATTGTTGCCATCAATTGGCACATCTGTTCCTTCACCTGCCGTTCTTTCTGTCGTAGTTTGCCTATCAGAATCTACACTCCGAGGTCTCGCAAATCTTTATTCTGGTGTACCTACTGCCTCTTCGCCTGCTATGGATTCTGAGATTCCCTTGGATTCCTACAGTGAATCATATCTTGGTTCTAACACCCATTTGATCTCCATTACTGATGATGGGAAAGTATGGGATTGGCGCCTGACACTTGAAGGTACTGTAGATACTCTTAACTTGGGTAGGATTACTGATAACAACGTGGTGGTAGATCCGGAGACAAACAACGAGACAGATTCGTCCGTCTCAGGACCTCTACTCGATGAAGTTAAACAATCTGAGTCTGCAAATAGCACTTTTAGTCGTCGATTCAACTCAAAATTTTACATTGAAGATTTGTTAATCAAG GTTAGTTTAGTTGGTCAACTCCATTTTCTGTCTTCAACGGTTACAGTGCTTGCCGTACCATCCCCTTCTTTAACAGCTACTTTGGCTC GTGGTGGTAATAGTCCTGCTATAGCAGTTCCACTGGTTGCGTTAGGAACTCAAAATGGGAGCATTGATGTCATTGATGTTTCTGCCAACGCTGTAGCAGCAAGCTTTTCTGTTCATAATACTATAATTAGGGGATTAAGGTGGCTTGGAAATTCTCGTCTTGTTTCATTCTCATATTTTCAG GTGAGTGAAAAAGCTGGTGGCTATACAAATAGACTTGTTGTGACATGTCTTAGAAGTGGTCTTAATCGACCATTTCGTGTCTTACAAAAACCTGAACGTGCTCCAATTAGAGCTTTGAGGGCTTCTTCATCAGGAAG GTATCTTCTTATTTTGTTTCGTGATGCTCCTGTGGAGGTCTGGGCTATGACAAAGAACCCCATTATG CTTAGATCATTAGCTCTTCCATTCACAGTATTAGAGTGGACACTTCCAACAGCTCCAAAGCCAGTTCAAAATGTGCCTGTTAAACAATCAtcgttttcctccaaagatcgtGCAGTGTCTGATTCACCTGCTGTAGCCTCCCCTACAAAAGCAGTTTCAGCAGATCCTA AGGCCACGAGCTCAGAAGGATCTACAGATGAAATTACTGAAAGTTTTTCATTTGCACTAGTCAATGGCGCACTTGGTGTATTTGAGGTTCACGGTCGAAGGATCCGAGACTTCAG ACCCAAATGGCCATCCTCCTCATTTGTTCCCTCAGATGGATTAGTTACTGCGATGGCATACCGTCTTCCTCATGTA GTTATGGGGGACAGGTCGGGGAACATACGTTGGTGGGATGTGACAACTGGGTTTTCTTCCTCATTCAACACTCACAGAGAAGGAATCCGAAGGATAAAATTCTCACCTGTTGTTGTTGGTGACCGTAGTCGAGGGCGTATTGCTGTACTATTTTATGATAACACGTTTTCCATATTTGATCTC GATTCACAGGATCCATTAGCCAATTCGCTTTTACAGCCTCAATTTCCTGGAACCCTTGTACTGGAATTGGACTGGTTACCTCTGCGAACGGAGAAAAATGAACCACTGGTACTGTGCATTGCTGGAGCTGACAGTAGTCTTCGTCTCATTGAGATCAATAT TAATGACAAAAGATCTGGTCCGCTATCCTTGCCTAGAGCTATTAAAGAGAGATTTCGACCTATTCCCCTGTGCTCTCCTATTTTACTACCTACCCCTCATGCTCTG GCCCTGCGAATGGTTTTGCAACTTGGTGTAAAGCCCACTTGGTTTAATGCAGCTTGTATAGATGGGAGTGCTTCTGCGGTACCAAGGGCTGGTTCATCCTCCAGAGACTTGCGCAGTTACATGATTGAGTCGCAACTTCCAACTGTTGGTGACGCCGTGGTGCCAGAATTACTACTCAAAGTACTAGAACCATATAGAAAAGAAG GTTGCATACTTGATGATGAGAGGGGAAGGCTGTATGCTGCAGTAGTACATAAAGGTGCTGCTATGAGGTTTGCCTTTGCTGCAGCAATCTTTGGTGAAGCATCGGAAGCATTGTTCTGGCTACAGTTACCGCGAGCACTTTCTCATTTAATTAACAAATCAACAAATAAGTCCTCTCTGAAACCCTCTTTGTCGGCAAATCCAGATCTTGGTGACCTTTCTATGCTCAGTAGGTTAACATCCAAAGGAAGATCATTATTAGGAAGGGCTACGAAGAATAATATG AGTTACGGTCGACTTAAGTTGATGGCGTTTGAGCAGGAGGAGTTGTGGGAATGTGCTAATGAGCGTATTCCTTGGCATGAAAAATTGGAGGGAGAAGAGTCCATTCAGAACCGTGTACATGA GCTTGTTTCAGTTGGAGACTTAGAAGCTGCAGTTAGTTTGCTACTTTCCACCCCTCCAGAAAGTTCGTATTTCTATGCGAATGCTCTCCGTGCAGTTGTGCTATCCTCTGCTGTGTCGAGGTCTCTACTTGAACTAGCTGTGAAG TTTGTTGCCGCTAACATGGTTCAGACGGACAAGTCATTATCTGGAACACATCTTCTCTGTGCCGTTGGAAGGCATCAGGAAGCATGCTCGCAG CTACAAGACGCTGGATGCTGGACAGATGCAGCTACTTTAGCTGCGACACATTTGCATGGATCAGATTATGCAAG GGTGTTGCTGAGATGGGCAGATCAGGTTCTCCACGTAGAACACAATATTTGGAG GGCTTTAATTTTGTACGTTGCAGCTGGTGCCATGAAGGAGGCATTAGCAGCTCTTCGTGAGTGGCAACAGGCAGATACAGCCGCCATGTTTTTACTCGCATGCCACGAGATCAATGCAGAACTACTGTCCTCTAAGTCAGAAGAGATTACTGACGAACCATCGGCAAACCCGCCTTCTCCTGTCAGAGAGAAACCGTCCTTCGTCTTGCCACGATTGGGTTCAGACCACGAAGAGGTAATTGCTGTCAGTGAGTATTTTGGGCAATATCAGAGAAAATTAGTACATCTTTGCATggattcccaaccactattcaatTAA
- the LOC113282804 gene encoding phosphatidylcholine:diacylglycerol cholinephosphotransferase 1-like, which yields MNGTAKTTSHLNGNNNHSTTTSESNLIRKRPITGTHHSGENNNKISMTVKKSILSDAYFMSCSVKDGLDLFRYHPIPCIFGLALLFFMGVEYTLFMIPSTSPPFDLGFVITEPLHQMLIAQPLLNTIFAALNTVFVLMQTTYILWTWLVEGRPRSTIATVFMFTCRGILGYCTQLPLPQGFLGSGADFPVGNVSFFLFFSGHVAGSVIASIDMRRMKRWEMAWMFDTLNVLQVVRLLVTRGHYTIDLAVGVGAGMLFDSLAGKYEESKIKKVAHNKG from the exons ATGAATGGAACTGCAAAAACAACCTCACATCTCAATGGCAATAACAACCATTCTACCACAACTTCTGAATCCAATCTCATTAGAAAAAGACCCATTACAGGAACTCATCATTcaggagaaaacaataacaaGATCAGTATGACTGTTAAGAAATCAATACTAAGTGATGCATACTTCATGAGTTGTTCAGTGAAAGATGGTTTGGATTTGTTCAGATATCATCCTATACCATGCATTTTTGGTTTGGCTTTACTTTTCTTCATGGGTGTTGAGTATACTCTGTTTATGATTCCTTCTACATCTCCACCGTTCGATCTAGGGTTTGTTATTACTGAACCACTTCATCAGATGCTTATCGCTCAACCTCTTCTCAACACCATTTTCGCAGCTCTCAATACG GTGTTTGTACTGATGCAAACAACGTACATATTATGGACATGGCTAGTGGAAGGAAGGCCAAGATCTACCATTGCCACAGTGTTTATGTTCACCTGTAGAGGAATACTTGGCTACTGCACTCAACTTCCACTGCCTCAG GGATTCTTAGGTTCGGGTGCAGATTTTCCAGTAGGAAACGTATCCTTCTTCCTGTTCTTCTCAGGACACGTTGCAGGTTCAGTTATTGCATCAATCGACATGCGAAGGATGAAGAGATGGGAGATGGCGTGGATGTTCGATACATTGAATGTACTTCAAGTGGTTAGATTACTTGTGACTAGAGGACATTATACAATAGATTTGGCTGTCGGTGTAGGTGCTGGTATGCTTTTTGATTCACTCGCCGGCAAGTATGAAGAGAGCAAAATCAAAAAAGTCGCTCATAATAAGGGATAG